The following are encoded in a window of Staphylospora marina genomic DNA:
- the thiI gene encoding tRNA uracil 4-sulfurtransferase ThiI: MKENCILLRYGELALKGKNRTDFENRLIANIRAKLDKFPGVRVTRTYGRLFVEPGDQPVEPILEELQTVFGLVGMSPAIRVDSDWERIKEAAREYVQSRCPDARTFKVTAKRSDKSFPIPSQEMNHRLGGFLLKTVPGLKVDVHRPDLNLHVEVRNTATYIYGNDIPGPGGLPVGVSGRVMLLLSGGIDSPVAGWMALKRGGELHAVHFHSYPYTSERAKQKVVDLAQILTRYAGEIRLHVVPFTEIQTEINKHCDRSYSITVMRRFMLRISEALARKHRALALVTGESLGQVASQTLESMTAINDVTNMPILRPVIGLDKQEIMEISRRIGTYETSILPYEDCCTVFLPKSPKTRPDLQTARDEEARLDVERLVREAVEGTETLVLTERKEDGEEEFSYF, translated from the coding sequence ATGAAAGAGAACTGCATTTTGCTCAGATACGGAGAATTGGCTCTGAAAGGAAAAAACCGGACCGATTTCGAAAACCGGCTCATCGCCAACATCCGGGCGAAACTGGACAAATTCCCCGGCGTCCGGGTCACCCGCACGTACGGGCGCCTGTTTGTGGAGCCGGGAGACCAACCGGTGGAGCCGATTCTGGAAGAATTGCAAACGGTTTTCGGACTGGTCGGCATGAGTCCCGCCATCCGCGTTGACTCCGATTGGGAGCGGATCAAAGAGGCGGCAAGGGAATACGTGCAGTCGCGGTGTCCCGATGCACGAACGTTCAAGGTGACGGCCAAACGCTCCGACAAAAGTTTTCCGATTCCCTCGCAGGAAATGAACCACCGTCTGGGCGGATTTCTGCTCAAAACGGTCCCGGGGTTGAAAGTGGACGTGCATCGGCCCGATTTGAATCTTCACGTCGAAGTTCGCAACACAGCCACATATATTTACGGTAACGACATCCCCGGACCCGGTGGATTGCCGGTGGGAGTCAGCGGCCGGGTCATGCTTCTGCTGTCGGGCGGGATCGACAGCCCGGTGGCCGGCTGGATGGCGCTCAAACGGGGGGGCGAGCTTCATGCCGTCCATTTCCACAGCTATCCGTACACCAGTGAACGGGCCAAGCAGAAAGTGGTGGATTTGGCGCAAATCCTGACCCGATATGCCGGAGAGATCCGTTTGCACGTGGTGCCGTTCACGGAAATTCAAACCGAAATCAACAAACATTGCGACCGTTCCTATTCCATTACCGTGATGCGCAGGTTCATGCTCCGGATCAGTGAAGCATTGGCCCGAAAGCATCGTGCGCTGGCGCTAGTCACCGGAGAAAGTCTCGGTCAGGTGGCCAGCCAGACCCTGGAGAGCATGACGGCCATCAATGACGTGACCAACATGCCCATCCTTCGCCCGGTGATCGGATTGGACAAGCAGGAAATCATGGAGATTTCGAGGCGAATCGGCACATATGAAACATCGATTCTGCCATATGAAGATTGCTGTACGGTGTTTTTGCCGAAGTCGCCGAAAACCCGTCCCGACCTGCAAACCGCCAGGGATGAGGAAGCGCGGCTTGACGTGGAACGTTTGGTCCGGGAGGCGGTCGAAGGAACGGAGACACTGGTTCTGACCGAGCGGAAAGAGGACGGGGAAGAAGAATTCTCCTATTTTTGA
- a CDS encoding cysteine desulfurase family protein yields MIYLDNSATTRTHPEVVSVMADVMHNVFGNPSSLHGIGAKSQRLLEQARKRIAGTLSCSPGEIFFTSGGTEANNLAILGTAERWRERGRHVITTMVEHPSVFEAVRRLESKGWKVTWLPVDSTGRVSPDEVEKAITDETVLVSVMHVNNETGAIQPVSEIGRRLERFPRVIFHVDAVQSFGKIPLIPAECRIDLLSASGHKLHGPKGTGFLYIRKGLEIFPIVHGGDQERGIRSGTENVPGIAGLAKAVALAEGKREAFLEQTRRWKREFLRKVTNHLPDVVVNGDPEQDAPYIISLSFPGLKSEVIVHALEREGVYVSSKSACSSKKETPSRILKAMGRTDEEALGGIRISMGLETSEDDLTRAADALIRVIPPLTQVMKVRKQ; encoded by the coding sequence GTGATCTATCTGGACAACAGTGCCACCACCCGTACCCATCCCGAGGTGGTGTCGGTGATGGCGGACGTGATGCACAACGTGTTCGGAAATCCTTCATCGCTCCACGGAATCGGCGCCAAATCCCAACGTCTCCTGGAACAGGCCAGGAAACGGATCGCCGGGACCCTTTCCTGCTCTCCCGGAGAGATTTTCTTCACATCCGGCGGGACGGAGGCCAACAATCTGGCGATTCTGGGGACGGCGGAACGTTGGCGCGAGCGCGGTCGGCACGTGATCACCACCATGGTGGAACATCCGTCCGTGTTTGAAGCCGTTCGCCGTTTGGAATCAAAAGGGTGGAAGGTCACTTGGCTGCCCGTCGACTCCACGGGACGGGTGTCTCCGGATGAAGTGGAGAAGGCGATCACGGATGAAACCGTGCTGGTTTCCGTCATGCACGTGAACAACGAAACCGGCGCGATTCAGCCCGTTTCCGAAATCGGACGGCGACTTGAGCGGTTTCCCCGCGTGATTTTTCATGTCGACGCCGTCCAGTCGTTCGGAAAAATTCCGCTGATTCCCGCCGAATGCAGAATTGATCTGTTGTCGGCGTCGGGACACAAATTGCATGGCCCGAAGGGGACCGGATTTTTGTACATCCGCAAGGGACTGGAAATTTTTCCGATCGTGCACGGGGGAGACCAGGAACGGGGAATCCGGTCCGGAACCGAAAACGTCCCCGGGATTGCCGGATTGGCCAAAGCCGTGGCCCTGGCGGAAGGAAAACGGGAGGCGTTTCTCGAACAAACCCGCCGGTGGAAACGGGAGTTTCTCCGGAAAGTGACGAATCATCTCCCCGACGTGGTGGTGAACGGCGATCCGGAGCAGGATGCCCCTTACATCATCAGTCTGTCTTTTCCCGGGCTGAAATCGGAAGTGATCGTTCACGCCCTCGAACGGGAAGGCGTGTATGTTTCCAGCAAATCGGCCTGTTCCTCCAAAAAGGAAACGCCGAGCCGGATCCTGAAGGCGATGGGAAGAACCGATGAGGAAGCGCTTGGAGGGATCCGCATCAGCATGGGACTGGAGACGTCGGAAGACGACCTGACGCGGGCCGCGGATGCTCTCATTCGCGTGATCCCGCCACTCACACAAGTGATGAAGGTGCGGAAACAATGA
- a CDS encoding LacI family DNA-binding transcriptional regulator, producing the protein MTTIKDVAKLAGVSPSTVSRVIAGSNRISAETRARVLRAMEELNYVPNAAARSLARANSWTIGFTIARQAEQAFSNAFFPEVMRGMSTVAQARNYNILISISRTIEEEREKCLQLIRERRVDGLIVSTSRINDPLIRTLLEEDVPFVLIGRCAERPVLSVNNDNVQAAKMATLHLLDQGYENIVFVSGDSGLVVSRDRLNGYKQALIERDLPVDQMRIIEADFSIEGGFRALRELRERGVPFDAVCAADDLLALGAIRFAEHFGLRIPEDFGIVGFNDSPLMPFIHPPLTSVRILAYELGTEAMELLLDTLASPNKPRTMKEIILPSELIVRRSSCRLKTPDSIRG; encoded by the coding sequence ATGACCACCATCAAAGATGTGGCAAAGTTGGCGGGCGTTTCTCCTTCCACCGTTTCCCGTGTGATCGCCGGAAGCAACCGGATCAGTGCGGAGACGAGAGCGCGCGTGCTGCGCGCCATGGAAGAGCTGAATTATGTGCCCAACGCGGCGGCCCGCAGCCTGGCCCGGGCAAACTCCTGGACGATCGGATTCACGATTGCCCGTCAGGCCGAGCAGGCTTTTTCCAATGCCTTTTTTCCGGAAGTGATGCGAGGCATGTCCACGGTGGCTCAGGCCCGCAATTACAATATTCTGATTTCGATCAGCCGGACCATCGAAGAGGAACGGGAAAAGTGTCTGCAGCTGATCCGGGAACGCCGGGTGGACGGGCTCATCGTTTCCACCTCCCGGATCAACGATCCGCTGATCCGCACGTTGCTGGAGGAAGATGTTCCGTTCGTGTTGATCGGCCGGTGTGCGGAGCGACCCGTCCTTTCCGTGAACAATGACAATGTGCAGGCCGCGAAAATGGCCACCCTTCATCTTTTGGATCAAGGATATGAAAACATCGTCTTCGTCAGCGGCGACTCCGGTCTGGTGGTGAGCCGTGACCGATTGAACGGTTACAAACAGGCTTTGATCGAACGGGATCTTCCGGTGGATCAAATGCGGATCATCGAAGCTGATTTTTCAATCGAAGGCGGATTCCGGGCGCTTCGTGAGCTGCGGGAACGGGGAGTGCCGTTTGACGCGGTGTGCGCCGCCGACGACCTGCTTGCGCTCGGTGCCATTCGTTTTGCCGAACATTTCGGACTCAGGATTCCCGAAGATTTCGGGATCGTCGGATTCAACGATTCACCGCTCATGCCGTTCATTCATCCTCCGCTCACCAGCGTGCGAATCCTTGCCTACGAACTGGGAACGGAAGCGATGGAATTGTTGCTGGATACGTTGGCGTCGCCGAACAAGCCGAGAACCATGAAAGAAATCATTTTGCCGTCCGAACTGATCGTGCGCCGATCGAGTTGTCGACTGAAAACCCCGGATTCGATCCGGGGCTGA
- a CDS encoding glycoside hydrolase family 15 protein, which yields MERKPYLMDAVVGNGRMLGTLDRRGQLHRLWWPRPDHAQHVRRFWIGLRLNGQHGVRWLHGNEWKHRQAWEGDTAVLKTEAVMPGSLRVTCTDFVVPGCSVMVRAYRIINEGESPLQADFLLLSSFEMGELKRYNTTRFDREREALVHFRNEFAAAVGADRPVSGFQAGRATEAAESGKPDGTEIDMSPEGVLSWDTGLLNPGETWEITLWISFGDHPEAALLELDGARRTGRSTLLAQTTGWWEEYLKEAKPVSTGHETVDRLYRRSLIVFRLMTDLTQGSMIAAPEFDEDFSRCGGYAYCWGRDAAWIATAIDRAGYREMVRDFYRWTVRAQSPDGSWEQRHYLDGRPAPQWGLQIDETGSILWGMWEFVRKEENDGFLGEIWPAVRKGAEFLASFLDPETGLPLPSKDLWEERDGEHTYSAAAVCGGLRAAAQMADRLGFDGLAREWKQAAETVRSAVLKRLWNEKRNAFFRGLKRAVDARAAREAEAKGRRVIRERDGKGYVVWRLWEDDVIDASLLGVSLPFELIPADDPRMVATSEAVETLLSSPVGGIRRYEDDRYIGGNPWILTTLWLAMIRIRQSRANEAVRLLEWAVRHRTALDLLPEQVDRHTGETAWVVPLTWSHAMLVLTVHELVDAGVSLDALTVDGAE from the coding sequence ATGGAGAGGAAACCATATTTGATGGATGCGGTGGTCGGCAACGGGCGGATGCTCGGCACGCTGGACCGGCGCGGACAGCTCCACCGGCTGTGGTGGCCGAGACCGGACCATGCCCAACACGTCCGGCGGTTTTGGATCGGACTTCGGCTGAACGGACAACATGGCGTCCGCTGGTTGCACGGGAATGAATGGAAGCATCGACAAGCCTGGGAGGGAGATACGGCCGTCTTGAAGACGGAAGCCGTGATGCCGGGATCACTCAGAGTGACATGCACGGATTTCGTGGTCCCGGGATGCTCCGTGATGGTTCGCGCTTATCGGATCATCAACGAAGGGGAATCGCCGCTTCAAGCGGATTTTTTGCTGCTTTCCTCGTTTGAGATGGGAGAGCTGAAACGGTATAACACCACCCGGTTTGATCGTGAACGCGAGGCCCTGGTCCATTTTCGGAATGAATTTGCCGCGGCGGTCGGTGCGGATCGTCCCGTCAGCGGCTTCCAGGCCGGAAGAGCAACGGAAGCGGCGGAGTCGGGAAAACCGGACGGAACGGAAATCGACATGAGTCCGGAGGGGGTTCTCAGCTGGGACACGGGACTCCTGAATCCCGGAGAGACTTGGGAGATCACGCTGTGGATCTCGTTCGGAGACCATCCCGAAGCGGCGCTTCTTGAACTGGACGGGGCGAGGCGGACAGGGAGATCGACTTTGCTCGCACAGACAACGGGATGGTGGGAGGAGTATCTGAAGGAGGCAAAACCGGTATCCACCGGACATGAAACGGTTGACCGCCTGTACCGTCGCTCCCTCATCGTGTTTCGTCTGATGACGGATCTCACACAAGGGAGCATGATCGCGGCTCCGGAATTTGACGAGGATTTTTCCCGCTGCGGAGGATACGCCTATTGTTGGGGAAGGGATGCGGCCTGGATCGCCACGGCGATCGACCGTGCCGGTTACAGGGAAATGGTCCGGGATTTCTACCGTTGGACGGTCCGGGCGCAAAGTCCGGACGGTTCCTGGGAACAGAGGCACTACCTTGACGGGCGTCCCGCTCCCCAGTGGGGGCTTCAAATCGATGAGACCGGCTCTATCCTTTGGGGAATGTGGGAGTTTGTCCGGAAAGAAGAGAATGACGGATTTCTGGGAGAAATCTGGCCGGCCGTCCGGAAAGGGGCCGAGTTCCTTGCATCGTTTCTCGATCCGGAGACGGGATTGCCGCTTCCGAGCAAAGATCTCTGGGAAGAACGCGACGGGGAACATACCTATTCCGCAGCGGCCGTCTGCGGAGGGCTTCGCGCCGCCGCGCAGATGGCGGATCGTCTCGGCTTCGACGGTTTGGCACGGGAGTGGAAGCAGGCGGCCGAAACCGTTCGTTCCGCGGTGCTCAAGCGTCTGTGGAATGAAAAAAGAAACGCCTTCTTCCGGGGATTGAAACGGGCGGTGGATGCCCGGGCCGCCCGGGAGGCGGAAGCGAAAGGACGCCGGGTGATCCGGGAAAGGGACGGAAAAGGATACGTGGTATGGAGGTTGTGGGAGGATGACGTGATTGATGCGTCTTTGCTGGGAGTTTCCTTGCCGTTTGAGTTGATTCCCGCCGATGATCCGCGGATGGTAGCCACTTCCGAAGCGGTGGAAACGCTCCTGTCCAGTCCCGTGGGAGGAATTCGCCGGTACGAGGATGACAGATACATCGGAGGAAATCCCTGGATTCTCACCACATTGTGGCTGGCGATGATTCGGATTCGGCAATCCAGAGCGAATGAAGCCGTGCGGCTGCTGGAGTGGGCGGTTCGGCATCGCACCGCGTTGGATCTCCTGCCCGAACAGGTGGATCGTCACACGGGAGAGACGGCATGGGTGGTTCCGCTCACTTGGTCCCATGCCATGTTGGTGCTCACGGTTCATGAGCTGGTGGATGCGGGTGTTTCTTTGGACGCATTGACCGTGGATGGAGCGGAGTAA
- a CDS encoding glycoside hydrolase family 13 protein, translating into MRREAVYHAASDPWIWPESLSRVRVRIRVGKGDVKSCRVGGSDRYVSFEENAIWTEAEKIATDDLFDWFEASLDVPSKRLQYQFRLETANGEVLLCGERGIGRSMRDAGVFQFAYLHESGLFQIPEWAGDAVVYQIFPDRFARGKSADDPVHAEPWSPDARPRPDSVYGGDLAGVIDKLPHLRDLGVNTIYFTPLFLSPSNHKYDTEDYFRIDPSFGDLRLFRELVDRAHRSGIRVILDAVFNHCGDRFFAFRDVLANGPRSRYKDWFFIDRFPVEQEPEPTYETFANGVTTMPKLRTEHPEVRRYLLNVARFWTETGIDGWRLDVANEVDHAFWREFRQTVKAVRADILIVGEIWHDAGEWLRGDRFDSVMNYPFRDCVVRFFAEGSIDAQTFDEQLCRIRMRHPEPVHRVMWNLIGSHDTERFLTLCGGDDRKMKLALLFLLTWQGVPMLYYGDEVGMQGGPDPDCRRPMIWDPEAQNRGLLEFVQRLIRLRNRLTPLRRGRVRTWHADRSSGIFAFIRKDESRAVGIVLNNGDQPRTVKLPVEPGIGPDVRDLLGGRRHTVTDGELSVDLGPYEGAVFEMA; encoded by the coding sequence TTGAGACGGGAAGCGGTGTATCATGCGGCTTCGGATCCATGGATCTGGCCTGAAAGCCTCAGCAGGGTGCGCGTCCGGATCCGGGTCGGAAAAGGGGATGTGAAGAGTTGCCGGGTCGGCGGTTCCGACCGTTATGTCTCTTTTGAGGAGAACGCGATTTGGACGGAAGCGGAAAAGATCGCGACGGATGACCTGTTTGACTGGTTTGAAGCGTCACTTGACGTCCCCTCCAAGCGTCTTCAATACCAGTTTCGTCTGGAAACAGCAAACGGGGAAGTGCTGCTCTGCGGGGAACGGGGCATCGGACGATCGATGCGGGATGCGGGCGTTTTTCAGTTCGCCTACCTGCATGAATCCGGTTTGTTTCAGATTCCCGAGTGGGCCGGGGATGCCGTGGTGTATCAGATTTTCCCGGACCGGTTTGCAAGAGGCAAGTCTGCCGATGATCCGGTGCATGCGGAGCCGTGGTCGCCGGATGCGAGGCCGCGCCCGGACAGTGTATACGGCGGCGATTTGGCGGGGGTGATCGACAAACTCCCCCATTTGCGGGATCTTGGCGTCAACACGATTTATTTCACGCCGCTCTTTCTTTCCCCGTCCAATCACAAATACGACACGGAAGATTACTTTCGGATCGATCCCTCGTTCGGAGATCTCCGGTTGTTCCGGGAGCTGGTGGACAGGGCGCATCGCTCGGGAATCCGGGTGATTCTGGACGCGGTGTTCAATCATTGCGGAGACCGCTTCTTCGCTTTTCGGGACGTTCTGGCAAACGGACCGCGGTCGCGGTACAAAGACTGGTTTTTCATCGACCGCTTCCCGGTGGAACAGGAACCGGAACCGACCTATGAAACGTTTGCCAACGGTGTGACCACCATGCCGAAATTGCGTACCGAACATCCGGAGGTGAGACGGTACCTGCTGAATGTGGCCCGGTTCTGGACGGAAACCGGCATTGACGGGTGGCGACTCGATGTGGCCAATGAGGTGGATCACGCGTTTTGGAGGGAATTCCGCCAAACGGTGAAAGCCGTCCGTGCCGACATCCTGATCGTGGGTGAGATTTGGCATGATGCCGGTGAGTGGCTGCGGGGAGACCGGTTTGACTCCGTGATGAACTATCCGTTTCGGGACTGCGTGGTCCGGTTTTTTGCGGAAGGATCGATCGATGCGCAAACGTTCGACGAGCAGCTTTGCCGCATTCGCATGAGGCATCCGGAACCCGTTCACCGGGTGATGTGGAACCTGATCGGCTCGCATGACACGGAACGTTTTCTGACTCTGTGTGGCGGCGATGACCGGAAAATGAAGCTGGCCCTCCTGTTCCTGCTGACTTGGCAAGGAGTGCCGATGCTCTATTACGGAGACGAAGTCGGAATGCAGGGAGGACCCGACCCCGATTGCCGCCGTCCGATGATCTGGGATCCGGAAGCGCAAAATCGCGGGTTGCTGGAATTTGTTCAAAGGCTCATCCGTCTCCGCAACCGGTTGACACCGCTCAGGCGGGGACGGGTTCGCACTTGGCATGCGGATCGAAGTTCCGGGATCTTCGCATTCATCCGGAAGGATGAAAGCCGTGCGGTCGGAATCGTTTTGAACAACGGGGATCAGCCGCGCACGGTGAAGTTGCCGGTGGAGCCGGGAATCGGTCCGGATGTGAGGGATCTGCTCGGAGGACGTCGGCACACGGTGACGGACGGGGAGCTGAGCGTGGATCTCGGTCCGTATGAGGGAGCCGTGTTTGAGATGGCGTGA
- a CDS encoding sugar ABC transporter permease translates to MRKPTWKKRISLLLIYAFLLLMVVVSVYPVLWVIGASLSPGDSIFSTTLIPENATLDHYRWLFTSPESDYKTWYANTLKISFLNAVLSVILTTGTAYIFSRYRFYGRKYGLIAFLALQMFPASMTMVAIYLLLNLLNLLDSHWGLLLVYAGMQIPFNTWLVKGYFDTIPRSLDEAARIDGAGHWTTFWKVIMPLAKPIVAVVFLFNFMGPATDFLLPQIVLTNPENQTLAVGLFNFINNDFKKQYTLFASGSVLVALPVTVVFLALQKYFITGLTAGATKG, encoded by the coding sequence ATGAGGAAGCCGACCTGGAAAAAAAGAATCTCTCTCTTGTTGATTTACGCGTTTTTGCTGCTGATGGTGGTGGTTTCCGTCTATCCCGTCCTGTGGGTGATCGGGGCGTCCCTGTCTCCGGGAGACAGCATTTTTTCCACCACCCTGATCCCGGAAAACGCCACGTTGGATCATTATCGCTGGCTGTTCACCAGCCCGGAGAGCGATTACAAAACCTGGTATGCCAACACGCTCAAGATTTCCTTTCTCAATGCCGTGTTGTCCGTGATCCTCACCACCGGAACCGCCTACATCTTCTCGAGGTACCGTTTTTACGGCCGGAAATACGGGCTGATCGCCTTTCTTGCCCTGCAGATGTTCCCGGCCTCGATGACGATGGTGGCCATCTATCTGCTTTTGAACCTTCTGAATTTGTTGGACTCCCACTGGGGTCTTCTGCTGGTGTACGCCGGCATGCAGATCCCGTTCAACACCTGGCTGGTGAAGGGGTATTTTGACACGATTCCCCGCAGCTTGGACGAGGCGGCCAGAATCGACGGCGCCGGTCACTGGACCACGTTTTGGAAAGTGATCATGCCGCTGGCAAAGCCCATCGTGGCCGTGGTCTTTCTGTTCAACTTCATGGGGCCGGCCACGGATTTCCTGCTGCCCCAGATCGTGTTGACCAATCCCGAAAACCAAACGCTGGCGGTGGGGCTTTTCAATTTCATCAACAATGATTTCAAGAAACAGTACACGTTGTTCGCGTCCGGTTCCGTCCTTGTTGCGTTGCCGGTGACGGTGGTCTTTCTGGCCCTGCAGAAATACTTCATCACCGGACTGACAGCGGGTGCGACCAAAGGTTGA
- a CDS encoding carbohydrate ABC transporter permease produces the protein MMASGADERMTGRNGKRTAAILSALWMGLGQCYNGQWLKGLVFLLFQALFLVVFFDFFHLGLWGIITLGEIPVLDHSIELLAMGLISILLILIGLLFYALNIVDAYRIGALRDGGQRPPSLSETWKQLTDQGFPYLVIAPSMILLVFVVLFPILFMVMLAFTNYDLYHQPPAKLVDYVGLDNFVNLIRSDLWKDSFFSVFAWTIVWTFVSTTVQVALGLFLAVFIHQRGIRLKKVFRTILILPWAVPSFVTIVVFSGMFDDNFGVINQLLQQVGIGPVPWLTDPFWSKVAVLLIQFWLGFPFSLALYTGVLQSIPHDLYEAADVDGATSWQKFRNITLPMALYATGPLLIVQYVGNFNNFNVIYLFNKGNPPVPGSTAGGTDILISWVYKLTFNTFKFNYAAAISIVIGLVVAAVSFLQFRRMRAFREEGMIE, from the coding sequence ATGATGGCAAGCGGCGCCGATGAACGCATGACGGGAAGAAACGGGAAGCGGACGGCCGCGATCCTTTCCGCGCTCTGGATGGGTCTCGGCCAATGCTACAACGGCCAATGGCTCAAAGGACTTGTGTTTCTCCTGTTTCAGGCTCTGTTTCTCGTCGTCTTTTTCGATTTTTTTCATCTGGGTCTGTGGGGAATCATCACCCTCGGGGAAATCCCCGTGCTGGATCACTCGATCGAGCTGTTGGCCATGGGGTTGATTTCGATCCTGCTGATCCTGATCGGATTGCTGTTTTATGCGCTCAACATCGTGGATGCTTACCGGATCGGAGCGCTCCGTGACGGAGGACAACGGCCGCCCTCTTTGTCAGAGACCTGGAAGCAGCTGACGGATCAGGGTTTTCCGTATCTGGTGATTGCTCCCTCGATGATTCTGCTGGTGTTTGTGGTCCTGTTTCCGATTTTGTTCATGGTGATGCTGGCATTCACCAACTATGACCTTTACCACCAGCCTCCCGCCAAGCTGGTGGATTATGTGGGATTGGACAACTTCGTCAACCTGATTCGCTCGGACCTCTGGAAAGATTCGTTCTTCAGCGTGTTTGCGTGGACGATCGTCTGGACGTTCGTTTCGACCACGGTTCAGGTGGCCTTGGGCCTGTTTCTGGCTGTGTTCATCCATCAGCGGGGCATCCGCCTGAAAAAAGTGTTTCGCACCATTCTGATCCTTCCGTGGGCCGTTCCGTCCTTCGTGACGATCGTGGTGTTTTCGGGCATGTTTGACGACAACTTCGGCGTGATCAACCAGCTGCTTCAACAAGTCGGGATCGGTCCGGTCCCATGGTTGACCGATCCGTTCTGGAGCAAGGTGGCCGTTTTGCTCATCCAGTTCTGGCTCGGTTTTCCGTTCAGCCTGGCGCTTTACACCGGCGTTCTCCAGTCCATTCCCCACGATCTGTATGAGGCGGCCGACGTGGACGGTGCCACTTCCTGGCAAAAGTTCCGCAACATCACCCTGCCCATGGCCCTGTACGCCACCGGTCCGCTCCTGATCGTCCAGTATGTGGGCAATTTCAACAACTTCAACGTGATCTACCTGTTCAACAAGGGGAATCCGCCCGTGCCCGGAAGCACCGCCGGAGGAACGGACATCCTGATCTCCTGGGTGTACAAGCTGACGTTCAACACCTTCAAATTCAACTATGCGGCAGCGATTTCGATCGTGATCGGGCTGGTCGTCGCCGCCGTGTCCTTCCTGCAGTTCCGCAGGATGCGGGCGTTCCGGGAAGAGGGGATGATCGAATGA